One genomic window of Panulirus ornatus isolate Po-2019 chromosome 14, ASM3632096v1, whole genome shotgun sequence includes the following:
- the LOC139753064 gene encoding sperm-associated antigen 1-like: protein MALPDGLLLLQRYNLSVEQLDYSFVRSCEDIRTLENIIRVLRSNQEGSYPHLLRYTEERLAQVHPQSRVLLTAREPTRPHDLPPHQLASLEAELANWTAQVKDQETELTRVKVIRAPLPPVRGSSRTEPDVHGDKRIRTRVPKLSTSELESLLTKGRQYFDDKNFLQASLHYQKVLASNPLNPEALQGMSAIQNQVKGRDNDQGALVQEIV from the exons ATGGCCCTGCCCGATGGATTACTTCTGCTACAACGCTACAACCTTTCG GTGGAGCAGCTGGACTATTCCTTCGTGAGGAGCTGTGAGGACATCCGCACTCTGGAGAATATCATCCGCGTTCTCCGCTCGAACCAGGAGGGCTCCTATCCTCACCTACTCAG GTACACGGAGGAGCGCCTTGCGCAGGTCCACCCGCAGAGCCGCGTCCTGTTGACCGCCCGCGAGCCCACTCGCCCACACGACCTCCCGCCACACCA GTTGGCGTCTCTGGAGGCGGAGCTAGCGAACTGGACAGCACAAGTTAAGGATCAAGAGACCGAGCTGACTAGGGTTAAGGTCATCCGGGCTCCACTTCCGCCTGTTAGAGGCTCCAGCCGAACAG AACCTGATGTACATGGCGACAAAAGAATCAGGACGAGAGTTCCCAAACTTTCCACCAGCGAGCTGGAGTCCCTTCTGACGAAGGGGCGACAATATTTCGACGACAAGAACTTCCTTCAAGCCTCTCTGCACTACCAGAAGGTATTAGCAAGCAATCCGCTGAATCCTGAGGCTCTTCAAGGGATGTCGGCCATCCAAAACCAGGTTAAAGGCAGAGACAACGACCAAGGCGCCCTTGTTCAAGAAATAGTGTGA